From a single Bacteroidales bacterium genomic region:
- a CDS encoding RluA family pseudouridine synthase, producing MNKFKAKTSGKLLDVLKNHFPQTSNQTLRNMVKHNDVTRNGQPVRHAGELISEGDEVVLKPIPESETWRLGKRTVNVMFEDEWLIVAHKPAGILTSGESTAVTPTFVKMLNDILHQKLGRHQRLWVVHRLDREVEGLVMFAKEEKIQMALQDNWKSVEKNYLAITEKKPPSNEGEITSWLKDGLKQKVYSYDHEIPESKWAVTHFRFIKPIGKFHLLEVSLDTGRKNQIRVHLSELGCPIVGDWKYGADKSIVRQIRLIAWRLAFTHPVTGERIDLEAKVPKSFYSISETEDEKYK from the coding sequence ATGAATAAATTCAAAGCAAAAACTTCAGGCAAGTTGCTGGATGTGCTGAAAAATCATTTTCCCCAGACCTCAAACCAGACCTTGCGTAACATGGTTAAGCACAACGACGTTACACGAAACGGACAACCGGTGCGACATGCCGGCGAACTGATCAGCGAAGGGGATGAAGTGGTGTTGAAACCCATCCCAGAGAGCGAAACCTGGCGGTTGGGCAAACGAACTGTCAATGTTATGTTTGAGGATGAATGGCTCATCGTGGCTCATAAACCGGCGGGCATCCTCACCAGCGGCGAGTCAACGGCAGTCACCCCAACATTCGTCAAAATGCTCAACGATATTCTGCATCAGAAACTTGGCAGACACCAGCGGCTTTGGGTAGTTCACCGGTTAGACCGGGAGGTGGAAGGGTTGGTGATGTTTGCCAAAGAAGAGAAAATCCAGATGGCGCTTCAGGATAACTGGAAGTCGGTGGAGAAAAACTACCTGGCCATCACCGAAAAAAAACCGCCCTCAAACGAGGGGGAGATCACTTCCTGGCTCAAAGACGGCTTGAAGCAGAAAGTCTATTCCTACGACCACGAAATTCCGGAATCCAAATGGGCGGTCACCCACTTCCGCTTTATTAAACCAATCGGGAAGTTTCATCTGCTTGAAGTCAGCCTTGATACCGGCCGTAAGAACCAGATCAGGGTACATCTTTCTGAGCTGGGTTGCCCGATAGTCGGCGACTGGAAATACGGCGCCGACAAATCAATTGTGCGCCAGATCAGGCTGATCGCATGGCGGCTCGCTTTTACCCACCCGGTAACCGGCGAACGGATTGACCTCGAAGCCAAAGTCCCCAAAAGTTTTTACTCGATTTCGGAAACGGAAGATGAGAAGTATAAGTAA